A stretch of Monomorium pharaonis isolate MP-MQ-018 chromosome 7, ASM1337386v2, whole genome shotgun sequence DNA encodes these proteins:
- the LOC105836095 gene encoding uncharacterized protein LOC105836095 isoform X1: protein MYGAEREEVSESWQHTYDLSSTMIPNASTAMDDEEHFCKLILYKEIKDSRVRIWDIIILVPNLLFLLFIAMRFNRARLKLRATSSPIFLAFYGLVICNVAISVVRCVVSMTVNAAASVGGKADKVLWVTVRFFLLSTEMSVVIFGLAFGHLDSRSSIRRVLLATSFIALAFTITQGTLELVLPDDTFHIPSRDFYVFGHGGMMFWFCSSLVFTTIYLFILILPWTRLRDRLALPTRKSFYVYAGILATLDLVQSIGAGFLNYTQNPVGLCIVDFTAAVYLTLFTPLVYHTFLSEFFGVSQPSIMFSYKAQVDDAMDEDTVSLPHQQSFSSLKTDSDYIYQVHTPSIHIPLYDSQASKPTRPTASLYSLTSARDPKNNDSSTFGSPVKPYCSTSGIRNVGRDISVEKGIATRMAGPLTKSAAIQKSVPDLRLSSPIRKTVVPVTYGSPSSVSNLLLSTDTASNFFYKPNTIDSNVNLFSQTRKNSLESIAHKTTVDHAVAVIENVSRGHDSSSDLSQAPALENTLQSILESGTREVEKEDLLESRLKTTNLDSSVEGDAANADPNRLTRIDTEVFKTRDMSLDLLLSDTSNVTQHLLPRATSLIAGAHRKSRNDSTSEGEESGGLSDYLLSITSPKFVKHKRSEARPNPSLDSDLYTQTDSL, encoded by the exons ATGTACGGCGCTGAGAGGGAGGAGGTGTCGGAAAGTTGGCAGCACACATATGACCTGAGCAGTACTATGATTCCTAATGCGAGTACGGCAATGGATGATGAGGAGCACTTCTGCAAGCTTATTCTGTACAAGGAGATCAAGGACTCCAG AGTGAGAATATGGGACATCATCATCCTGGTGCCGAATCTTCTGTTTCTTCTATTCATTGCAATGCGATTCAACAGAGCGAGGCTTAAACTACGTGCAACGAGTAGCCCAATATTTTTAGCGTTTTACGGTCTGGTCATTTGTAATGTAGCTATATCGGTAGTGCGATGCGTCGTGTCGATGACAGTGAACGCGGCAGCTTCAGTTGGCGGTAAGGCCGACAAGGTCCTGTGGGTCACAGTGAGATTTTTTCTACTGTCCACCGAGATGAGCGTAGTCATATTTGGTCTAGCGTTTG GTCATTTGGACAGCCGCTCCAGTATTCGCAGAGTATTGCTCGCTACGTCTTTCATAGCACTGGCGTTTACGATCACGCAAGGAACTCTGGAGCTAGTTCTACCGGACGATACATTTCATATTCCCAGTCGCGACTTTTACGTGTTCGGCCACGGCGGCATGATGTTCTGGTTTTGTAGCAGCCTCGTTTTCACAACG ATATATCTCTTCATATTAATACTGCCATGGACACGGTTGCGGGACCGCCTAGCACTTCCCA CACGGAAAAGCTTTTACGTTTACGCCGGAATATTAGCGACATTGGACCTAGTGCAATCTATTGGCGCGGGCTTTCTAAACTACACACAAAATCCGGTTGGATTGTGCATCGTAGACTTCACCGCAGCAgtatatttaactctttttaCCCCCTTGGTTTACCATACATTCCTGTCAGAATTCTTCGG GGTCTCGCAACCCTCGATAATGTTCTCCTACAAGGCGCAAGTGGACGACGCGATGGACGAGGACACTGTGTCGTTACCGCATCAACAGAGTTTCTCATCCTTGAAAACCGACAGCGATTACATCTATCAGGTCCATACTCCTTCTATTCACATACCGCTGTATGATTCCCAAGCATCAAAGCCCACCAGACCGACAGCTTCTCTTTACTCCTTAACATCCGCTAGAGACCCCAAAAATAATGACTCAAGCACTTTCGGTTCGCCAGTTAAACCGTACTGCTCGACATCTGGTATAAGGAACGTTGGTAGAGATATCAGCGTGGAAAAAGGCATCGCGACACGAATGGCCGGTCCCCTAACCAAGTCTGCCGCCATCCAAAAGAGCGTGCCGGACCTAAGGCTCTCCAGTCCGATTCGAAAAACCGTCGTTCCGGTTACCTACGGTAGTCCCAGTAGCGTCTCAAACTTACTTCTTTCGACCGATACCGCCAGTAACTTCTTTTACAAACCGAATACCATTGATAGTAACGTTAATTTATTCTCTCAAACTAGGAAAAATAGTTTAGAGAGTATAGCGCATAAAACAACCGTAGATCACGCGGTCGCGGTGATTGAGAACGTTTCGCGCGGTCACGATAGCTCCTCGGACTTGTCTCAAGCGCCAGCGTTAGAGAACACCTTGCAGTCCATTCTAGAGAGCGGGACGCGCGAAGTCGAAAAGGAGGATCTCCTAGAATCTCGATTAAAGACGACCAACCTCGACAGTTCGGTCGAAGGCGATGCCGCCAACGCGGATCCAAACCGTTTAACGCGTATTGACACTGAGGTTTTTAAAACTCGCGACATGTCGCTCGATTTATTATTGTCCGATACCTCAAATGTCACGCAACATTTGCTTCCTAGAGCGACTTCCCTTATCGCTGGTGCGCACAGAAAGAGCAGGAACGACTCGACGAGCGAAGGAGAGGAATCGGGTGGCTTAAGCGACTATTTATTGTCCATAACATCCCCAAAATTTGTGAAACACAAAAGAAGCGAGGCACGTCCCAATCCCTCACTGGATTCAGATCTTTACACGCAAACTGACTCTTTGTAA
- the LOC105836095 gene encoding transmembrane protein adipocyte-associated 1 homolog isoform X2: MYGAEREEVSESWQHTYDLSSTMIPNASTAMDDEEHFCKLILYKEIKDSRVRIWDIIILVPNLLFLLFIAMRFNRARLKLRATSSPIFLAFYGLVICNVAISVVRCVVSMTVNAAASVGGKADKVLWVTVRFFLLSTEMSVVIFGLAFGHLDSRSSIRRVLLATSFIALAFTITQGTLELVLPDDTFHIPSRDFYVFGHGGMMFWFCSSLVFTTIYLFILILPWTRLRDRLALPTRKSFYVYAGILATLDLVQSIGAGFLNYTQNPVGLCIVDFTAAVYLTLFTPLVYHTFLSEFFGVSQPSIMFSYKAQVDDAMDEDTVSLPHQQSFSSLKTDSDYIYQNHSVYDSTQFDTNATPINPLYAASLQSPDSITGYSIDSQETSNPPNGYQQ, encoded by the exons ATGTACGGCGCTGAGAGGGAGGAGGTGTCGGAAAGTTGGCAGCACACATATGACCTGAGCAGTACTATGATTCCTAATGCGAGTACGGCAATGGATGATGAGGAGCACTTCTGCAAGCTTATTCTGTACAAGGAGATCAAGGACTCCAG AGTGAGAATATGGGACATCATCATCCTGGTGCCGAATCTTCTGTTTCTTCTATTCATTGCAATGCGATTCAACAGAGCGAGGCTTAAACTACGTGCAACGAGTAGCCCAATATTTTTAGCGTTTTACGGTCTGGTCATTTGTAATGTAGCTATATCGGTAGTGCGATGCGTCGTGTCGATGACAGTGAACGCGGCAGCTTCAGTTGGCGGTAAGGCCGACAAGGTCCTGTGGGTCACAGTGAGATTTTTTCTACTGTCCACCGAGATGAGCGTAGTCATATTTGGTCTAGCGTTTG GTCATTTGGACAGCCGCTCCAGTATTCGCAGAGTATTGCTCGCTACGTCTTTCATAGCACTGGCGTTTACGATCACGCAAGGAACTCTGGAGCTAGTTCTACCGGACGATACATTTCATATTCCCAGTCGCGACTTTTACGTGTTCGGCCACGGCGGCATGATGTTCTGGTTTTGTAGCAGCCTCGTTTTCACAACG ATATATCTCTTCATATTAATACTGCCATGGACACGGTTGCGGGACCGCCTAGCACTTCCCA CACGGAAAAGCTTTTACGTTTACGCCGGAATATTAGCGACATTGGACCTAGTGCAATCTATTGGCGCGGGCTTTCTAAACTACACACAAAATCCGGTTGGATTGTGCATCGTAGACTTCACCGCAGCAgtatatttaactctttttaCCCCCTTGGTTTACCATACATTCCTGTCAGAATTCTTCGG GGTCTCGCAACCCTCGATAATGTTCTCCTACAAGGCGCAAGTGGACGACGCGATGGACGAGGACACTGTGTCGTTACCGCATCAACAGAGTTTCTCATCCTTGAAAACCGACAGCGATTACATCTATCAG aaTCACAGTGTTTATGACTCAACCCAGTTCGACACGAACGCTACGCCAATCAATCCGCTCTACGCGGCGTCTCTTCAAAGCCCAGATAGTATTACCGGTTACAGTATAGATAGTCAAGAAACGTCGAATCCGCCGAATGGTTACCAGCAATGA
- the LOC105836096 gene encoding peroxisomal leader peptide-processing protease, whose translation MIPSSGLLLHSPIDKDLVTLPRGSSGISISTDWMLAHGTALSSIIDKSPAVSSFVTNMVPGEHITKVPRELASELKFQVCRDDDRRPSSIRQHRGVIVAAWRCSLLEKTFDEFFETWSFPKSSELDRSLRSVFLLVRVYDGADESPIVVTSVEQALSCLLDQAPRNLIRGSSVEIESTPFGNPVFIGSITRGVISNVVGDEGCVIMTDAYAFPGSEGGPFYVISPDCKRRIISGMVIAPLSWCRGEWVDYTFAANLAPCLLNILRKKTPHSPIINRSYKNTDVTLDSGVVLVRCGISWGTGILVHKDTGTFLTCSHVVAEAPEREVSIVMKPDKSNSRVQAKLLYRTPKNQPYDIAVLKVDPQAVDPSLRSVRLSEAPILKGEPVVSVGFPFSSSIRPTISGGVVSKPMDCALLTTCCTQSGTSGGPIVSRVTGDTLGMTVCNVLSADGSTLYPRMSLAVPAATISGPLREYLRTDNPDVFRAFTCDDAVIRKIWDLYPFLPAKL comes from the exons ATGATTCCAAGCAGCGGACTTTTACTTCATTCACCGATCGACAAAGATCTAGTGACGTTGCCGCGAGGAAGCTCCGGCATTTCGATCTCCACAGATTGGATGCTGGCACACGGCACCGCATTGAGCTCGATTATCGATAAATCTCCCGCGGTATCGAGCTTCGTCACGAACATGGTACCGGGAGAGCACATCACGAAAGTGCCGAGAGAACTCGCGAGCGAGTTGAAATTCCAAGTCTGCCGCGATGACGACCGCCGGCCGAGCTCGATTAGGCAACACCGCGGCGTAATCGTGGCCGCCTGGAGGTGCTCGCTCCTGGAGAAGACCTTCGACGAGTTCTTCGAAACGTGGAGTTTCCCCAAATCGTCCGAGCTCGATCGGTCGCTGCGGTCGGTTTTCCTGCTCGTCCGCGTCTACGATGGTGCTGACGAGTCGCCGATCGTGGTAACGTCGGTCGAACAAGCCCTGTCTTGTCTGCTGGACCAAGCTCCGCGGAATCTTATCCGCGGATCGTCCGTGGAAATCGAGTCGACGCCCTTCGGCAATCCCGTGTTCATCGGCTCAATCACCCGCGGCGTTATCAGCAACGTCGTCGGCGACGAGGGCTGCGTTATCATGACGGACGCGTACGCGTTTCCCGGTAGCGAGGGTGGTCCATTTTACGTCATCTCGCCGGACTG caaaCGCAGAATCATCAGCGGAATGGTGATTGCACCATTGAGCTGGTGTCGCGGGGAATGGGTAGATTATACCTTCGCCGCCAATCTTGCGCCGTGCCTGCTCAACATTTTACGGAAAAAGACTCCTCATTCTCCGATCATAAATCGCTCATATAAAAATACCGATG tGACGTTAGATAGCGGCGTTGTGCTCGTTAGATGTGGAATTAGTTGGGGTACAGGTATTCTCGTGCACAAGGATACTGGTACATTCTTGACGTGCTCGCACGTCGTCGCGGag GCGCCAGAAAGGGAGGTATCGATTGTGATGAAACCGGATAAGTCCAATTCGCGTGTCCAGGCGAAGCTGTTGTATAGAACTCCGAAGAATCAGCCCTACGACATCGCTGTATTGAAAGTGGATCCACAGGCTGTGGATCCCTCGCTGAGATCTGTCCGTCTATCTGAAGCTCCGATTTTAAAGG GTGAGCCAGTTGTATCCGTGGGATTTCCGTTCTCGTCGTCCATCCGGCCGACCATCAGCGGCGGCGTAGTCTCTAAGCCGATGGACTGCGCGCTCCTAACAACCTGTTGCACCCAGAGCGGCACCAGCGGCGGGCCCATCGTCAGCCGGGTGACCGGCGATACGCTGGGAATGACCGTGTGCAATGTGCTCTCCGCGGACGGCAGCACGCTATACCCGCGGATGAGCTTGGCGGTGCCGGCCGCCACGATAAGCGGGCCCCTGCGGGAATACTTGCGCACTGATA ATCCCGATGTATTCCGAGCGTTCACGTGCGACGACGCGGTGATACGCAAGATCTGGGACTTGTACCCTTTCCTGCCGGCCAAACTCTGA